In Metopolophium dirhodum isolate CAU chromosome 7, ASM1992520v1, whole genome shotgun sequence, one genomic interval encodes:
- the LOC132948904 gene encoding sphingosine-1-phosphate phosphatase 2-like, whose protein sequence is MDTVKECVKDCVDYFKDPELVARFQRSFGVVRYGSSDNGVTVPSLDNGESKTSNGNALRKSNDVNHTITNKFWYYLFLFGTYLGDEIGYAIVIPFLIWNIDSAVARKMVLVWAAVMYIGQSIKDIVQWPRPECPPVIRLQTKWSIEYGMPSTHAMISIALPFSVLYFISNRYQINFSIGIIVVFLWCMLISLSRLYLGMHTVLDVIAGLLLATILLIPFVPLADVLDRYLMYNEWTPLILIVVTVCLVIIYPTSDQWTPTKGDTTIILGTFAGILTGGWLIITLDIQDDYRVMNPMNNPISWPSIYDLGLIVIRSGLGYCCIVLLFLIIKYILCVVDKILIKSGMRIFDDALNRHIPLLDITYKYLTFYLVSFNIMVLIPMLQKLLSMSRQSFYHEAK, encoded by the exons ATGGATACCGTCAAGGAATGCGTAAAGGATTGCGTTGACTACTTTAAAGACCCCGAACTGGTCGCCCGTTTTCAAAGGTCTTTTGGAGTGGTGCGGTATGGCTCGTCGGACAACGGTGTTACCGTTCCGTCGCTGGACAATGGTGAGTCCAAGACCAGCAATGGCAATGCGTTGCGCAAGTCAAACGACGTCAATCACACCATCACTAACAAGTTTTGGTATTACTTGTTTTTGTTTGGCACGTACCTCGGTGACGAAATCGGATATGCCATCGTCATACCATTCCTGATATGGAACATAGACTCGGCTGTTGCTAGGAAAATGGTCCTCGTCTGGGCTGCTGTTATGTACATTG GTCAATCCATTAAAGACATAGTACAGTGGCCGAGACCGGAATGTCCTCCAGTTATTAGACTACAAACTAAATGGTCTATTGAATATGGAATGCCTTCGACCCATGCTATGATTAGTATTGCATTACCattttctgttttatatttcatttcaaATCGATATCAA atcAACTTCAGCATTGGTATCATAGTAGTATTTCTATGGTGCATGTTAATTTCGCTTAGTCGTTTGTATTTAGGCATGCACACAGTTTTG GATGTGATTGCTGGCCTGCTATTAGCTACTATTTTGTTGATTCCATTTGTACCATTGGCTGATGTTTTAGACCGTTATCTTATGTATAATGAATGGACACCATTGATACTTATTGTTGTTACTGTGTGCTTAGTAATAATTTACCCAACTAGTGATCAGTGGACGCCTAccaa GGGTGATACAACTATAATTTTAGGAACTTTTGCAGGTATACTGACTGGAGGTTGGTTGATAATCACATTAGATATTCAAGACGATTATCGTGTTATGAACCCAATGAATAATCCAATCAGTTGGCCTTCAATTTATGATTTAG gTTTGATTGTGATCAGAAGTGGTTTGGGCTATTGTTGCATAgtcttgttatttttaattattaagtacattCTGTGTGttgtagataaaatattaattaaaagtgGTATGAGAATATTTGATGATGCACTGAATAGGCATATTCCTCTATTAGATATTACTTACAAGTATTTGACATTTTACTTGGTATCTttcaatattatggttttgataCCAATGTtgcaaaaattattatctatgtcaAGACAGTCATTTTACCATGAAGCTAAGTag
- the LOC132949034 gene encoding DNA polymerase epsilon subunit 3 — protein MAERLEDLNLPVTAITRIAKEVLPANIIVSKEAKTALARAASVFILYVSNQATTIATSRNKKTISAQDVLEALAQVDFECLIEPLQQLLEDFKSTKQQKKDTKKPTPNKNADDADVIDLVDDDLEL, from the exons ATGGCCGAACGTCTTGAAGATTTAAATTTACCAGTGACGGCGATCACCCGTATAGCTAAGGAAGTGTTGCCGGCCAACATCATCGTATCGAAAGAAGCTAAGACTGCATTGGCCAGAGCAGCATCCGTGTTCATTTTGTATGTGAGCAATCAAGCCACCACGATCGCAACGAGCAGGAACAAGAAGACAATCAGTGCCCAAGACGTGCTGGAGGCGTTGGCCCAGGTCGATTTCGAATGTCTGATCGAACCCTTACAGCAACTGTTGGAAG ATTTCAAGTCGACAAAACAACAAAAGAAGGATACCAAAAAACCAACACCAAACAAAAATGCAGACGATGCAGACGTGATTGATTTGGTGGACGATGATCTGGAATTgtga
- the LOC132949033 gene encoding E3 ubiquitin-protein ligase LRSAM1-like, translating into MSFFSIFSKNNNSSSNTPNKQSKNILSRMVDQDLVLQEKLEKLEKQKNLRKQNLLNEEKNIKESEENKIRLLQKNSNNDKLIQFLLTDEETTNQLVSSIQKDNLLKHKQFLNHLKDVEKTSKELINNTLNLSQSFKMNYYEKYSKCDKIKHINHDDELKIRKTDKEFTLKVEQIIEEVNMQRCLLVNKLSNNDSYEMEKLTHLLNTSNCYRQVLKEHLKSMYNQLKYLTAVELQKQNSQLNKQINNLCNERITITKLLVDFLDKKNQNQKCLIQELEAQNVEFDTTTKWLLQYSKLVNDMPSELTFSKNTIDPTLLHRVCTAGGGHLLLFILENDLILPLTKEYLAKMGVNSCDDQAILINTLNYFPIPSAPTENEFPPSAPFLEEVECIICMETKFDVLFIPCGHLCCCWKCAEQISLCPMCRTEILHKFDVKNIT; encoded by the exons ATGAGCTTTTTTTCTAtat tttcaaagaataataatagCTCTTCAAATACACCAAATAAACAATCGAAGAATATATTATCAAGAATGGTTGATCAAGACTTAGTATTACAG gaaaaattagaaaaattagaaaaacaaaaa AATTTAAGGAAACAGAATCTACtcaatgaagaaaaaaatattaaagaatctGAAGAAAATAAAATTCGTCTTCTTCAGAAAAATAGCAACAATGATAAa ctgattcaatttttattaactgATGAAGAAACTACCAATCAGTTAGTATCTTCAATTCAAAAGGATAATCTACTAAaacacaaacaatttttaaatcatttaaaagatG tcgaaaaaacatcaaaagaattaataaataatactcttAACTTAAGCCAAtcatttaaaatgaattattatgaaaagtatagtaaatgtgataaaattaaacatatcaATCATGatgatgaattaaaaataagaaa AACTGACAAAGAATTTACATTAAAAGTTGAACAAATAATCGAAGAAGTGAATATGCAACGTTGTTTACttgtaaataaattgtcaaaTAATGATTCATatgaaatggaaaaattaactCATCTTCTCAATACAAGCAATTGTTACCGTCAAGTTCTAAAAGAACATTTGAAGTCTATGTATAATCAGCTCAAATATTTAACTGCTGTTGAATTACAAAAGCAAAACTCTCAGCTCAATAAGCAAATA aataatttatgcaatgaaagaattacaattacaaaattGCTTGTGGAttttcttgataaaaaaaaccaaaatcaaaaatgtttaattcaagAATTAGAAGCTCAAAATGTTGAATTT gataCAACTACAAAATGGTTATTACAGTATTCAAAACTGGTTAATGACATGCCATCTGAGTTAACATTTTCCAAGAATACAATTGACCCAACATTATTACACAGGGTGTGTACAGCTGGTGGTGGTCATCttctgttatttattttggagAATGATCTGATATTACCATTGACAAAAGAATACCTTGCaaaa ATGGGTGTTAATAGCTGTGATGATCaagcaatattaataaatacattaaattattttcctataCCGTCTGCTCCAACCGAAAATGAGTTTCCTCCATCAGCTCCATTTTTAGAGGAAGTTGAATGTATTATCTGCATGGAAACaaag tttgacgTATTGTTTATTCCTTGTGGACACTTGTGTTGCTGTTGGAAGTGTGCAGAACAAATATCATTGTGCCCTATGTGCAGAACTGAAATCTTACATAAAtttgatgttaaaaatataacctGA